From a single Cryptococcus neoformans var. neoformans B-3501A chromosome 3, whole genome shotgun sequence genomic region:
- a CDS encoding hypothetical protein (HMMPfam hit to RTA1, RTA1 like protein, score: 67.3, E(): 3.9e-17): MRRSTLFEVLILSSLVSSAYALGGDRDCPADPYADPANDTCNPLRYIPNMALNCLGAALFLIVAAILTFYSFRRKANYFLCLVIGAWFEGIGFVLRVLMRDNLHNLNLYIVANLFIVLAPCAFLAGDYILFGRLVQFLEAHHHIRPFKARQVSWIFISSDILTFLIQGSGGGLSASSSIDSAELGAHLFLAGIVIQMVSFIFFSCVWVLFGIRVFTGDKQLWHREGWKPLYFALGFTCICFIVRSIYRTAELSGGYISYLSTHEGYFLGLDSLPLLLGIATYIFFWPGNYLQFDGNPFKKSKTRRIEEGAQMYPLKAGDSYETQPGLDAKMTPTYTNHYERR, translated from the exons ATGAGACGATCGACTCTGTTTGAAGTTCTTATATTGTCATCTCTCGTCTCGTCCGCGTATGCCTTAGGAGGGGATCGAGATTGTCCTGCCGATCCTTACGCCGATCCCGCCAATGACAC TTGTAATCCTCTGCGCTATATTCCGAACATGGCGCTTAACTGTTTAGGGGCTGCTTTATTCCTTATTGTGGCTGCCATCCTTACTTTCT ATTCCTTCCGCCGCAAAGCCAACTATTTCCTATGCCTTGTCATTGGCGCGTGGTTCGAAGGAATAGGCTTCGTCCTCCGTGTTCTGATGAGAGACAATCTCCACAACCTCAACCTCTATATTGTTGCAAATTTGTTCATCGTCCTTGCT CCGTGCGCATTCCTTGCGGGCGATTACATATTGTTTGGTCGACTCGTGCAGTTTCTCGAGGCGCATCATCATATACGCCCTTTCAAAGCCCGGCAGGTCTCGTGGATTTTTATTTCCTCTGATA TACTTACATTTCTCATCCAAGGCTCTGGCGGTGGACTGTCTGCTAGCTCTAGCATCGATTCAGCCGAGTTAGGTGCTCATTTGTTCCTTGCCGGTATCGTCATCCAGATGGTTagcttcatctttttctcctgTGTCTGGGTCCTGTTTGGTATCCGAGT ATTTACCGGAGACAAGCAGCTCTGGCACcgtgaaggatggaagcCTCTGTACTTCGCATTGGGATTTACCTGCATTTGCTTTATCGTTCGAAGCATTTACCGAACTGCCGAACTTTCTGGCGGCTACATCAGTTACCTGTCTACCCACGAAGGATACTTCTTGGGTCTCGATTCGCTTCCCTTGCTCCTCGGCATTGCGACctatatcttcttctggccGGGCAACTATCTTCAATTCGATGGGAACCCCTTCAAAAAGTCCAAAACCAGAAGAATTGAGGAGGGCGCCCAGATGTATCCCCTCAAGGCTGGTGACAGCTATGAGACCCAACCTGGACTAGATGCTAAAATGACGCCGACATATACCAATCATTATGAGAGAAGGTAG
- a CDS encoding hypothetical protein (HMMPfam hit to PX, PX domain, score: 63.7, E(): 4.8e-16; HMMPfam hit to PXA, PXA domain, score: 45.2, E(): 1.8e-10), with the protein MPSAALSPPTAAALAALALVLLPHIPRLLSCATLCLSILALALAALFCAALTTDYARTPQLLRQRSALYRLRLSPAPSRSPTKSPISSFSSQVNAAISAFLGLVVQHFVIPWYSRISPSPDFPDALEELIQNAIAQVAEKSDKVDWPSFVVSKILPIVTDHLRHYRAIEHLPVGPQALPLPLPPHPHKALTDPHLAAQAIEEHLRQTLSRILPDLLPKSEQTPVVFTLVQEILLGAVVLPGFQMVCESDFWNRQIDERVGQYLHEQKQVDQFLSALSSFPATSPSVRSPTVSRVRRKSHSKNPSIDANSSSSQFDVFLKSIRKLWTLGEARRLKADVERELRSARLALDEENKELDDAGPTHQSTDKAPSKGTRKSQKYVERLVRAKSAIDSRIVELSGGSKPSNSGPTFVSLDTSQPISLYSILSNPSSLAYWLEFMDRRHRSRLVQYWLTIEGFKDPLEATGTDVSEDSKSTERNIHDTTIEDAQSLYATYFSAPQSASVFISPQHQHMIETAASSSHNLSPQDIARVRRAVFASQREVYEQMEDEDWSAFSKSELYLKAVGDLQRTHSALKSASTVNADVQPPDNRRATLSRTPSPMAQVHHSLPRHQTPALLHRPLQQITPQTPKVINFLKPHSPASVSSPSLPPGPSSVQQKRQSLPPAILTAPTTPAGPSISVSEFVRVASPPPFGRSVSDSRDSRNSSSNDSAGRRKGSANEMNSPSPSLSPSYTSTPLILSPKLVSPPPPSAKHSSQLNFLIGNEENGESHGRDRLFGDEPDDSREWERGEEARRIEAIQAALSEIIADDNGKRSTDGTPSDSLMSEREKPRERGNDMSSSLILGSATDKKERKRKSRSLEDLKSASLLSSTTFSSAANLSQEPGRNSSKLLFEDDLPEDDLSSTPSVEEDSDIPHNVPLPVPGDLQLTAQISELDANLLELDKQNELLSTLVRQAELTGNQKELKILRKSQSSVQRETRAKQWQKQEYERVQDESRLVPGRTRVSIPSAAVTEDTENTSASTLGVVGPKQVVRYTIHVCQIDDGHPAAKWAVSRRYNEFWELDKNLKEWASEHGDLETTETLRKVEIPGKSLVGGISANFVESRRTGLEKYLQGLMTSPTICDSTHLRSFLSRSNSLVPSAIRTQPAVTQLTKLPHNLMKSFYKSISLGPPSEDMFNANTADVMYSGLTRQINDLGGFVGLGLGSPEVEVKEGHVQVTRDVSVEGMTSFTGPICDLFIELFDLKEKNWLRRQAVIVILQQFLGGTIERKVRDYFRSVTSQSSFLRIIQNLQDTLFPSGKRRTSTASRSEEEKAETRARAGKKLGLLIPDVAANMIGRGNARRAARRVFGVLQDERLNQQLMLRILDTLLDTIFPSMEGSGVTY; encoded by the exons ATGCCCAGCGCCGCCCTCTCCCCCCCGACAGCAGCGGCCCTCGCAGCCCTCGCCCTCGTACTGCTCCCGCACATCCCCCGCCTCCTTTCCTGTGCCACACTCtgtctctccatcctcgcgCTCGCTCTCGCTGCCTTGTTCTGCGCCGCCCTCACCACTGATTATGCCCGGACGCCACAGCTCCTTCGACAACGCAGCGCTCTCTACCGGCTGCGTCTCAGCCCCGCGCCTTCAAGATCGCCAACAAAGTCGCccatatcctccttctcttcccaagTGAACGCCGCCATTTCCGCTTTCTTAGGTCTAGTCGTGCAACATTTTGTCATTCCATGGTACTCTCGCATATCCCCTTCTCCCGACTTCCCCGATGCCCTCGAAGAGCTCATCCAAAACGCCATCGCACAAGTTGCCGAAAAGTCGGACAAAGTGGACTGGCCGTCCTTTGTGGTGTCAAAGATCCTGCCCATCGTCACAGACCACCTTCGGCACTACCGCGCAATTGAACACCTTCCTGTCGGGCCccaagctcttcctcttccactcccACCACATCCCCACAAGGCTCTCACCGATCCGCATCTTGCAGCCCAGGCAATAGAAGAACATCTCCGCCAGACTCTGTCCCGTATTCTACCTGATCTTTTACCAAAGTCCGAACAGACCCCTGTTGTGTTCACACTCGTACAGGAGATCCTCCTCGGCGCAGTAGTCCTTCCTGGTTTCCAAATGGTATGTGAAAGTGACTTTTGGAACAGACAGATAGACGAACGAGTCGGACAGTACCTGCATGAGCAGAAGCAGGTAGATCAATTCCTTTCAGCCCTTTCTAGCTTTCCTGCCACTTCGCCTTCTGTACGATCGCCTACGGTGAGCAGAGTAAGGCGCAAATCTCATTCCAAAAACCCCTCGATCGATGCCAATTCGTCTTCAAGTCAGTTTGACGTCTTTCTCAAATCTATCAGGAAGCTGTGGACATTGGGAGAGGCTAGAAGATTAAAGGCCGATGTGGAGCGAGAATTGAGGAGTGCGAGACTTGCacttgatgaagaaaacaAGGAACTGGACGATGCTGGACCCACTCACCAATCGACTGATAAGGCTCCAAGCAAAGGTACTAGAAAGTCCCAGAAATATGTAGAAAGACTGGTAAGGGCCAAGTCGGCCATTGACTCTAGGATTGTCGAACTCTCGGGAGGAAGTAAG CCTTCCAACTCGGGGCCAACTTTTGTTTCTCTGGACACATCTCAACCCATCTCTCTCtactccatcctctccaacccttcatctcttgcaTACTGGCTCGAGTTTATGGACCGCCGCCACCGATCTCGTCTTGTACAATATTGGCTGACGATTGAGGGCTTCAAAGACCCGCTGGAAGCGACGGGTACAGACGTATCCGAGGACAGCAAATCAACGGAGAGAAACATCCACGATACAACCATTGAAGATGCCCAGTCTCTGTACGCGACATACTTCTCTGCGCCTCAATCCGCATCTGTGTTTATATCACCACAGCATCAGCACATGATCGAAACAGCTGCCTCGTCATCACATAACTTATCGCCGCAAGACATTGCACGCGTCAGGCGAGCAGTCTTTGCTTCTCAGCGAGAAGTATATGAACAGATGGAGGACGAAGACTGGAGCGCTTTTAGTAAAAGCGAACTGTACCTCAAGGCTGTAGGAGACCTGCAGAGGACCCACTCAGCATTGAAAAGTGCTTCTACGGTCAATGCTGACGTTCAACCACCAGATAATCGTAGAGCCACTCTTTCAAGAACGCCTTCGCCAATGGCCCAGGTGCATCATTCTCTCCCTCGGCATCAGACACCAGCTCTACTTCACCGGCCCCTGCAGCAAATTACACCGCAGACTCCCAAGGTGATCAACTTTCTTAAGCCGCACTCTCCAGCCTCAgtctcttccccatctcttcctccaggCCCTAGCTCTGTTCAGCAAAAACGCCAGTCTCTTCCCCCAGCAATACTTACAGCACCAACAACGCCAGCGGGGCCTTCAATCTCTGTAAGCGAGTTCGTCAGAGTTGCCTCTCCTCCGCCCTTTGGAAGGAGCGTTAGCGATTCAAGAGACTCGCGAAACAGCAGTTCAAACGACTCGGCAGGGCGCCGAAAAGGCAGTGCAAACGAAATGaattctccttctccttcattatCGCCGTCGTACACATCCACACCTCTGATTCTCTCTCCAAAACTTGTTTCGCCCCCTCCACCGTCTGCGAAACACTCCAGCCAACTTAATTTCCTTATCGGTAACGAGGAGAACGGCGAGTCACATGGAAGAGATAGACTTTTTGGGGACGAGCCTGACGATTCAAGGGAATGGGagaggggagaggaggcaagaaggatcGAGGCGATCCAGGCTGCCTTGAGCGAAATCATTGCAGATGATAACGGAAAGAGAAGTACTGATGGAACACCATCAGACTCCTTGATGAGTGAACGGGAAAAGCCtcgggaaagaggaaatgaCATGTCAAGCTCCTTGATCCTTGGTAGTGCAACTgataaaaaagaaagaaaacgAAAGTCAAGGAGCCTCGAAGATTTGAAGAGTGCTTCTCTGTTGtcatccaccacctttTCTTCGGCTGCAAACTTGTCTCAGGAGCCAGGTCGAAACTCAAGCAAGCTTctttttgaagatgatttgCCAGAGGATGATTTGAGCAGCACACCTTCagtagaagaagacagcGATATACCGCACAATGTCCCTCTCCCTGTTCCTGGCGATCTTCAGCTTACCGCCCAGATTTCCGAGCTTGATGCAAACCTGCTCGAGCTGGACAAACAAAACGAGCTTCTTTCCACCCTAGTCCGCCAGGCTGAGCTCACAGGCAACCAGAAAGAACTGAAGATCTTGCGCAAGAGTCAATCAAGTGTCCAAAGAGAGACTAGGGCGAAGCAGTGGCAGAAACAAGAATATGAGCGGGTACAGGATGAAAGTAGGCTCGTGCCAGGCCGAACCAGGGTATCAATCCCGTCCGCAGCAGTCACTGAAGATACTGAAAACACATCCGCTTCGACGTTGGGAGTCGTCGGGCCAAAACAAGTTGTGAGGTATACCATCCATGTCTGTCAGATTGATGATGGTCATCCAGCTGCAAAGTGGGCTGTGTCAAGACGGTATAATGAGTTCTGGGAATTGGATAAGAACCTCAAGGAATGGGCGAGTGAACATGGAGATCTTGAAACTACTGAAACGTTGAGAAAAGTAGAGATACCGGGGAAAAGCCTGGTTGGAGGTATTTCAGCAAACTTTGTAGAGTCTAGAAGGACGGGGCTCGAAAAGTACCTTCAG GGACTGATGACATCACCTACTATATGTGACTCGACTCATCTTCGATCTTTTCTATCTCGCTCTAATTCCCTTGTCCCTTCCGCAATTAGAACGCAGCCCGCGGTCACCCAATTGACAAAGCTTCCACATAACTTGATGAAATCATTCTATAAGAGTATATCTTTAGGTCCTCCCTCGGAAGATATGTTCAATGCCAATACGGCGGACGTGATGTACAGTGGTCTTACCCGACAGATCAACGATCTCGGGGGATTTGTAGGCCTTGGTTTGGGAAGTCCAGAAGTtgaagtcaaagaaggcCATGTACAGGTCACTCGAGACGTTTCAGTAGAAGGGATGACGAGCTTCACGGGTCCCATATGCGATCTGTTCATAGAATTGTTTGATCTTAAAGAGAAGAATTGGTTGAGGAGGCAAGCAGTCATTGTGATTCTTCAGCAATTCCTAGGAGGAACCATCGAACG AAAAGTCAGAGATTATTTTCGTTCAGTAACTTCCCAATCATCTTTCTTGCGCATCATTCAAAATTTACAAGAcactcttttcccttcaGGCAAACGCCGAACATCGACTGCATCTCgttcggaagaagaaaaagcagaAACTAGAGCAAGGGCTGGAAAGAAGCTGGGACTGCTGATTCCAG acgTCGCTGCGAATATGATTGGCCGAGGAAACGCCAGGAGGGCTGCAAGGCGTGTGTTCGGAGTCTTACAAGATGAGAGGCTAAATCAACAATTGATGCTACGCATCCTTGATACT CTTCTGGATACAATATTTCCTTCAATGGAAGGTTCTGGGGTGACTTATTGA
- a CDS encoding hypothetical protein (Match to EST gb|CF192490.1|CF192490; HMMPfam hit to RTA1, RTA1 like protein, score: 83.6, E(): 5.2e-22): MIRVNSPLQGLIAFSLLSTSVFARSDRICPEDPYASPSTDTCNPMRYIPNKGINIAAAVLYFIVAAILTFHSFRQKANYFLALVIGAWCEGIGLVLRVAFRTNPHSTGLYIVCYLFVVLSPCAFLAGDYILLGRLVQYLDAHHYLRPLRAQLVSWIFIVSDVITFLIQAAGGGLSTATDVQTAQNGGHIFLAGIAAQMASFIFFTIAWLIFGIRAWREDKELWRRPGWKPLFFALGFTCICFLIRSFYRTVELSQGYVGYLAIHERYFLGLDCLPLLLGIATYVFFWPGKYLRFAPKPKKSKESKESKESKKSKKSKKSKNGVAEDVEEGLPMHDLNGEGLGDMVKGDENYQMR, encoded by the exons ATGATCAGGGTGAATTCCCCCCTTCAAGGCCTCAttgccttctctcttttaTCGACATCAGTTTTCGCCAGGTCTGATCGTATTTGTCCCGAAGACCCATATGCCAGCCCAAGCACAGATAC GTGCAACCCTATGAGATACATTCCCAACAAGGGTATCAATATAGCTGCCGCTGTACTCTACTTCATCGTTGCTGCTATTCTTACTTTTC ATTCTTTTCGCCAAAAAGCTAATTacttccttgcccttgttATTGGAGCATGGTGTGAGGGCATTGGCCTGGTGCTTCGTGTTGCCTTTAGGACGAACCCTCATAGCACAG GGCTATATATCGTCTGTTATCTCTTTGTCGTCCTCTCTCCCTGCGCCTTCCTTGCTGGTGACTACATTCTTCTTGGACGTCTAGTCCAATATCTGGACGCCCACCATTATCTTCGTCCCCTTCGAGCTCAGTTGGTTTCTTGGATCTTTATTGTATCTGATG TGATAACCTTTCTTATCCAAGCAGCTGGTGGCGGACTGTCAACGGCAACGGATGTTCAAACCGCCCAAAACGGAGGTCACATCTTCCTAGCCGGTATTGCCGCACAAATGGCCagttttatttttttcACCATTGCATGGTTAATTTTCGGTATCAGAGC ctggagagaagacaaagagTTATGGCGACGTCCCGGGTGGAAGCCCCTTTTCTTCGCGCTCGGTTTCACCTGTATTTGCTTTCTCATTAGAAGTTTTTATCGAACTGTTGAGCTCAGTCAAGG ATACGTCGGCTATCTCGCTATTCATGAGCGATACTTCCTTGGTCTCGACTGCCTTCCACTTTTGCTTGGTATCGCTACATATGTCTTCTTTTGGCCAGGGAAATATCTTCGCTTCGCTCCTAAACCTAAGAAATCCAAGGAGTCCAAGGAGTCCAAGGAGTCCAAGAAGTCCaagaagtcaaagaagtcaaagaaTGGGGTTGCGGAGGATGTAGAGGAGGGATTGCCCATGCACGACCTGAATGGCGAGGGATTGGGAGATATGGTCAAGGGTGACGAGAATTATCAGATGAGATAA
- a CDS encoding hypothetical protein (Match to ESTs gb|CF185797.1|CF185797, gb|CF185796.1|CF185796; HMMPfam hit to MS_channel, Mechanosensitive ion channel, score: 80.0, E(): 5.8e-21) codes for MSDGRSTGRQDNLHYPVQAGHTVSLVPRSQTQERETHPELQGITRNYLGSDPNSGHVRDQSLDMPEGEGYGMTDIPHNSSKSHLTPADGNAPYTGASTPNRVHYPPSPLMPRGQPQGDAYTTIPLQDDHSNASVSGATTPHSESMNKRKWSFLPGNRSSASLEKSGVDEKGTKRRPKNQRGTSWDLLGDRGEWEEFSPKNASVENLRFAEGDVGTNKFSRLYYWALNKGIIVRWAMYIIPVLILFWIPGIIFYAGLRDAKVWSVTLNWWSIWLTIIWLTFWGATAAFMMLPHVWRNTVAVIVPSAKPLTDIIAALGRYAKLTIWCLAIWVSFTPLIVNHYTGDESATSRSDLSTVANLLFGLFLCSIVYCVEKLIIQLIALQFHRDSYEDRLQEQKFCLKALTYLYTNSHDIPGRTDTLTDAMSTKTKGSQMPKVALRKALKGLKEAAQTTTTALGNVASEMAGQSVLQTNSPSNRVTMALNSANKSKALARRLFYSFRAPGAAHLDIQDIVQYFPNLETAQAAFAIFDKDGNGDATRDEIESAVLGIHRERLALEASMRDLDGAVRRLDDIFMVVVIAIVVLIMASMITNKLTTFVTSAGTFILGLSWLIGTTMQEVLGACIFLFVKHPYDVGDRVDIDGVQYTVAKMQLLSSSFKGVDGKYVWIGHNVLTTKVIENIRRSGAISEEFSFEVAFDTSFEALQALRSRMIVFLKENSRDFLPVFDVTVDDMPAQGKLVLKADIRYKSNWQQVSLKIQRRNKWICALKMALADLKIFGPDGAGNPNPEEAGPTQYTLVPWEECRPNTTEGSTAPPPPFTSAAPSPPPLMDARAAVDDPYGDIWNEGDELLGFRSADPSRPGTPGPGPATRQRQPQVPQHQDTLGMSEVAVDAKRQP; via the exons ATGTCGGACGGCCGCTCGACTGGGAGACAAGATAACCTT CACTACCCCGTCCAGGCTGGTCACACTGTCAGCCTCGTCCCTCGGTCTCAAACTCAAGAGAGAGAAACTCATCCAGAGCTTCAAGGTATCACCCGCAACTATCTTGGCTCTGATCCCAACTCGGGTCATGTACG CGATCAATCACTCGACATGCCAGAAGGCGAAGGCTACGGCATGACCGATATTCCTCACAATAGTTCAAAAAGTCATCTCACACCAGCCGATG GCAATGCACCCTACACAGGGGCTTCCACTCCAAATCGTGTTCACTACCCGCCGTCCCCTCTAATGCCTCGTGGTCAACCACAAGGTGATGCGTACACCACTATCCCTCTTCAAGACGATCACAGCAATGCGTCTGTCTCAGGAGCCACTACTCCTCATTCTGAGTCTATGAACAAGAGAAAGTGGTCTTTCCTACCAGGGAACCGCTCTAGCGCCAGTCTTGAGAAAAGTGGAGTCGACGAAAAAGGAACAAAGCGACGTCCTAAGAATCAAAGAGGCACCAGCTGGGATCTTCTCGGTGACAGAggtgaatgggaagaaTTCAGTCCCAAGAATGCTAGCGTGGAGAACTTGAGGTTTGCGGAAGGTGATGTAGGTACCAACAAG TTTTCAAGACTCTATTACTGGGCTCTAAATAAAGGTATCATTGTCCGATGGGCCATGTATATCATACCCGTCCTCATTCTGTTCTGGATCCCGGGTATCATCTTTTATGCCGGACTCAGGGATGCCAAAGTCTGGTCTGTGACTCTG AATTGGTGGTCCATTTGGCTCACCATCATATGGCTTACTTTCTGGGGTGCAACCGCGGCATTCATGATGCTTCCTCATGTTTGGAGGAACACTGTCGCGGTAATCGTACCCTCTGCCAAGCCCCTCACAGATATCATCGCTGCCCTCGGTCGATACGCGAAACTTACCATCTGGTGTCTGGCAATCTGGGTTTCTTTCACTCCGTTGATTGTGAACCATTACACCGGTGACGAAAGCGCCACCTCCCGATCTGATTTGTCAACCGTTGCCAACCTTCTATTTGGATTGTTCCTCTGCTCGATCGTATATTGCGTTGAGAAGCTTATCATCCAATTGATTGCTTTGCAATTCCACCGGGATTCTTACGAGGATCGCCTCCAAGAACAGAAATTCTGCCTCAAGGCTCTGACTTATCTTTATACCAACTCCCATGATATTCCAGGTAGAACCGACACTCTCACTGACGCCATGTCTACTAAAACTAAGGGTTCCCAAATGCCGAAGGTTGCGCTCAGGAAAGCTCTCAAGGGCTTGAAAGAGGCTGCTCAAACCACTACGACGGCATTGGGTAACGTTGCAAGTGAAATGGCGGGCCAGAGTGTATTGCAGACGAATTCCCCCTCCAACAGGGTCACTATGGCCCTTAATTCTGCTAATAAGTCAAAGGCT CTCGCCCGAAGGCTTTTCTACTCTTTCAGGGCACCCGGTGCTGCTCATCTTGACATCCAAGACATTGTACAATA CTTTCCCAACCTTGAGACTGCTCAGGCCGCTTTCGCTATCTTCGACAAGGACGGCAATGGCGATGCCACCCGCGATGAGATTGAGTCAGCTGTTTTAGGCATCCATCGTGAACGCCTTGCGCTCGAAGCTTCCATGAGAGACCTCGACGGAGCGGTACGAAGGCTCGATGATATCTTCATGGTGGTTGTCATTGCCATTGTTGTTCTTATTATGGCCTCTATGATCACCAACAAACTCACCACTTTCGTCACGTCAGCCGGAACATTTATTCTTGGTCTGTCATGGTTGATCGGTACCACAATGCAAGAAGTTCTCGGTGCTTGTATTTTCTTGTTTGTCAAGCACCCCTATGACGTAGGAGACAGGGTTGACATCGA CGGCGTGCAATACACTGTTGCAAAGATGCAGCTTTTGTCGTCATCTTTCAAGGGCGTCGACGGGAAATATGTTTGGATCGGTCATAATGTGCTCACTACCAAAGTTATTGAAAATA TCCGACGCTCCGGTGCTATCTCCGAAGAATTTTCTTTCGAAGTTGCCTTCGACACTTCATTCGAAGcccttcaagctcttcgaaGTCGTATGATTGTCTTCCTCAAAGAAAACTCTCGTGACTTTTTGCCCGTGTTTGATGTAACAGTCGACGACATGCCAGCACAGGGCAAACTGGTGCTGAAGGCGGATATCAGGTACAAGAGTAACTGGCAACAGGTATCTTTGAAGATACAAAGGAGGAACAAGTGGATTTGTGCTCTCAAGATGGC TCTCGCTGACTTGAAGATATTCGGTCCCGATGGCGCAGGAAACCCCAATCCTGAGGAGGCTGGTCCTACTCAGTACACTT TGGTACCTTGGGAAGAATGCAGACCTAATACCACGGAAGGATCAACAGCACCTCCTCCGCCTTTCACTTCCGCTGcgccttcccctcctcccctcatGGATGCGCGAGCAGCTGTGGACGATCCGTATGGTGACATCTGGAATGAAGGGGACGAGCTTTTGGGATTCCGGTCCGCTGATCCCTCCAGGCCGGGGACTCCTGGGCCTGGTCCTGCTACAAGGCAAAGGCAGCCTCAGGTACCTCAGCATCAAGATACCTTGGGGATGTCTGAGGTCGCTGTAGATGCTAAGAGACAGCCTTAG